A single region of the Scyliorhinus torazame isolate Kashiwa2021f chromosome 30, sScyTor2.1, whole genome shotgun sequence genome encodes:
- the lingo1a gene encoding leucine-rich repeat and immunoglobulin-like domain-containing nogo receptor-interacting protein 1 has translation MLPGEVSMQSSCLTCWQPILLLILAAVLSGHATGCPARCDCSAQERSVVCHRKRFITVPEGIPTETRLLDLSKNRIKTISQDEFVAYPLLEVLELNENIISTVEPGAFSNLFNLRSLGLRSNRLKLIPLGVFTGLNNLTQLDISENKIVILLDYMFQDLYNLRSLEVGDNDLVYISHRAFSGVHSLEQLTLDKCNLTTIPTEALSHLHGLLVLRLRFLNINVIQNYSFKRLYRLKVLEISHWPFLDTMAANCLYGLNLTSLTITSCNLTSVPYIAIRHLVYLKFLNLSFNPITTVQGHMMQELLRLQEIHLAGGQLLTIEPYAFRGLNHLRLLNVSSNYLATLEETVFHSVGNLETLIMDNNPLACDCRLLWIFRRRWRLNFNRQQPVCSSPEIVQGKEFQDFPDVLLPSYFTCRRARIRDKKPQRIHVDEGHTVHFVCRADGDPPPAIVWVSPRKRHISSKSNGRLTVFPDGTLEVRYAQLQDNGSYQCIAMNAGGNDSASASLHVRGYSPEWGQQPNKTFAFITNQPNDSNANSTRASVPFPFDIKTLIIATTMGFISFLGVVLFCLVLLFLWSRGKGNTKHNIEIEYVPRKSDAGIGTADAPRKFNMKMI, from the coding sequence ATGCTGCCTGGAGAGGTTAGTATGCAAAGCTCCTGCCTGACCTGCTGGCAGCCTATCCTGCTCCTGATTTTGGCTGCTGTGTTATCGGGACACGCCACGGGCTGCCCTGCCCGCTGTGACTGTTCGGCGCAGGAGAGGTCTGTGGTCTGCCATCGGAAACGTTTCATCACCGTGCCCGAGGGCATTCCCACCGAAACCAGGCTGCTGGACCTGAGCAAGAACCGGATAAAGACCATCAGCCAAGATGAGTTTGTAGCTTACCCTCTGCTGGAGGTGCTGGAGCTGAACGAGAACATCATCTCCACAGTGGAGCCCGGAGCCTTCAGCAACCTCTTCAACCTGAGGTCGCTGGGTCTGCGCAGCAATCGGCTGAAGCTCATCCCCCTGGGGGTCTTTACTGGACTCAACAACCTGACCCAGCTGGACATCAGCGAGAACAAGATTGTCATCTTGTTGGACTACATGTTCCAGGACTTGTACAACCTCCGGTCTCTGGAGGTCGGGGACAATGACCTTGTGTACATCTCTCACCGAGCGTTCAGTGGTGTGCACAGCTTGGAGCAGCTAACCCTGGACAAGTGCAACCTGACCACCATCCCCACCGAAGCCCTGTCCCACCTACACGGGCTGCTGGTTCTGAGACTCCGCTTCCTGAACATTAATGTCATTCAGAATTATTCCTTCAAACGGTTATACCGTCTCAAAGTCTTGGAGATCTCCCATTGGCCCTTCCTGGACACCATGGCGGCCAATTGCCTGTATGGTTTGAACCTGACCTCGCTGACCATCACTAGCTGCAATCTGACCTCTGTCCCCTACATCGCAATCCGCCATTTGGTCTACTTGAAGTTTCTCAATTTGTCCTTTAATCCCATCACCACTGTGCAGGGACACATGATGCAGGAGCTGCTGCGGCTCCAGGAGATCCACTTGGCCGGGGGGCAGCTGCTGACCATCGAACCGTACGCTTTCCGGGGTCTCAATCACCTCCGACTCCTCAACGTGTCCAGCAACTACCTGGCCACGCTGGAGGAGACCGTCTTCCATTCGGTGGGCAACCTGGAGACCCTCATCATGGACAACAACCCGCTGGCCTGCGACTGCCGCCTGCTGTGGATCTTCCGCCGTCGCTGGCGGCTCAACTTCAACAGGCAGCAGCCGGTCTGCAGCTCGCCCGAGATCGTCCAGGGCAAGGAGTTCCAGGACTTCCCCGACGTGCTGCTGCCCAGTTACTTCACCTGCCGCAGGGCCAGGATCCGGGACAAGAAGCCACAGAGGATCCACGTGGATGAGGGTCACACTGTGCACTTTGTGTGCCGGGCCGACGGGGACCCCCCCCCAGCCATCGTCTGGGTGTCTCCCAGGAAGCGACACATCTCCAGCAAGAGCAACGGGAGGCTGACCGTGTTCCCGGACGGCACCCTGGAGGTGCGCTATGCCCAGCTCCAGGATAACGGCAGCTACCAGTGCATTGCCATGAACGCCGGGGGCAATGACTCAGCCAGTGCCAGTCTGCATGTCCGAGGCTACTCCCCAGAATGGGGGCAGCAACCAAACAAGACCTTTGCTTTCATCACCAATCAGCCCAATGACAGCAATGCGAACAGCACACGAGCCTCGGTGCCTTTTCCGTTTGACATTAAAACTCTCATCATAGCCACCACCATGGGATTCATCTCCTTCCTGGGGGTGGTCCTGTTCTGCCTGGTGCTGCTCTTCCTCTGGAGCAGAGGCAAGGGGAATACAAAACACAACATCGAAATCGAGTATGTGCCTAGGAAGTCAGACGCGGGGATAGGGACAGCAGACGCCCCCCGCAAGTTCAATATGAAAATGATATAA